The following are from one region of the Bacillus methanolicus MGA3 genome:
- a CDS encoding cobyric acid synthase: MKGIMIQGTASDVGKSLITTAICRILAKEGYKVAPFKSQNMSNNSYVTMDGKEIGRAQGLQAEAAGTEATVWMNPILLKPRFEHQSEVVLLGRPFTTVSGNAYRDSFYQIGLETIETALKKLQEEYELIVIEGAGSPAEINLKDRELVNMKVAELADVPVVLVADIDRGGVFASIVGTLELLEEEERSRVKGVIINKFRGDPELFQDGIKWLEERTGIPVLGVLPYLDRHMIEGEDSLSLSDRFSKRRQKSIDIAVIKLPYLSNYSDIEPFLYEEDVSVRWVSGPERFGMPDAVIIPGTKSSIGDLRYLKDKGLAEAIKKYIGDGGTIVGICGGYQMLTRMLIDEAGSDTGKAGISEEGLGIIPGITFFYREKLTIRTKGTVHPDIGMGEIPVQGYEIHLGKTEIDPSVKRSPFLLLENGEEEGYCRDDGTIIGTYLHHLFHNDQWRSKWLNRLRKRKGLSVRKPVFIGELKDEKYEELAASIKPFLNWEKMKNIIFMGAGSE, translated from the coding sequence ATGAAAGGCATTATGATTCAAGGGACAGCTTCTGATGTCGGAAAAAGTTTGATCACGACCGCAATTTGCAGGATTCTCGCAAAGGAAGGATACAAAGTTGCTCCTTTTAAATCACAAAATATGTCCAATAATTCTTATGTCACGATGGACGGTAAAGAAATTGGCCGTGCCCAAGGGCTTCAAGCGGAAGCAGCCGGGACAGAGGCGACGGTCTGGATGAATCCGATTTTATTAAAACCGAGGTTCGAGCATCAATCTGAAGTGGTTTTATTGGGCCGGCCGTTTACAACAGTTTCCGGCAATGCATACCGAGATTCTTTTTATCAAATAGGATTGGAAACGATCGAAACTGCGTTAAAAAAACTGCAAGAGGAATATGAACTGATCGTAATTGAAGGAGCGGGAAGCCCGGCGGAAATCAACTTAAAAGACAGAGAACTTGTGAATATGAAAGTTGCGGAACTTGCCGATGTACCCGTTGTTTTAGTGGCTGATATTGACCGGGGCGGAGTGTTTGCCAGTATCGTCGGAACATTGGAGCTTTTGGAAGAAGAGGAACGGAGCCGAGTAAAGGGCGTGATTATTAATAAATTTCGCGGCGATCCCGAGTTGTTTCAAGATGGCATCAAGTGGCTTGAGGAACGAACGGGGATTCCGGTTCTTGGGGTTCTTCCCTATTTGGACCGGCATATGATAGAAGGAGAAGATTCTCTTTCCCTTTCTGATCGGTTTTCAAAACGCCGGCAAAAAAGCATTGATATTGCTGTTATCAAACTTCCTTATCTTTCAAACTACAGTGATATTGAACCGTTTTTATATGAAGAGGATGTTTCGGTTCGCTGGGTCAGTGGCCCGGAACGATTTGGTATGCCTGATGCTGTGATCATTCCCGGCACGAAAAGCTCGATTGGAGATTTGCGATACCTTAAAGATAAGGGACTGGCTGAAGCAATTAAGAAATACATAGGCGATGGAGGGACAATTGTTGGCATTTGCGGCGGATATCAAATGCTAACCCGAATGCTTATTGACGAGGCAGGGTCCGATACAGGGAAAGCTGGAATAAGTGAAGAAGGTCTCGGAATTATTCCGGGAATTACATTTTTTTACAGAGAAAAGCTGACGATTCGAACGAAGGGAACGGTTCATCCTGATATCGGTATGGGAGAAATTCCGGTACAAGGCTATGAAATTCACCTTGGAAAAACTGAAATTGACCCGTCTGTTAAGAGAAGCCCGTTTTTATTGCTTGAGAACGGCGAAGAAGAGGGGTATTGCAGAGACGATGGCACGATCATTGGCACATATTTGCACCATCTTTTTCATAATGATCAATGGCGGAGCAAATGGCTGAATCGATTGAGGAAAAGAAAAGGGCTTTCCGTTCGTAAGCCCGTTTTTATTGGAGAGCTAAAGGATGAAAAATATGAGGAATTGGCTGCCAGCATAAAGCCGTTTTTAAACTGGGAGAAAATGAAAAATATTATTTTCATGGGAGCGGGCAGTGAATGA
- a CDS encoding cob(I)yrinic acid a,c-diamide adenosyltransferase translates to MRIYTRTGDKGQTSLIGGRVDKDDIRVEAYGTVDEVNCYVGQAMTELDPSVFKDVLEDLEKIQHELFDCGGDLANISSRRQLKLTTEAIEYLEKRIDEFTEEAPKLEKFILPGGTKPSASIHIARTVTRRAERLIVKLKKKDPEVPELTLKYMNRLSDYFFALARIVNFRLGVKDVEYIRSANVFREGKRKEEK, encoded by the coding sequence TTGAGAATTTATACACGTACAGGTGATAAAGGACAAACGAGTTTAATTGGCGGCCGAGTAGATAAAGATGATATCAGGGTAGAAGCATATGGAACTGTTGATGAAGTGAATTGTTATGTCGGCCAGGCTATGACAGAACTAGATCCTAGTGTTTTCAAGGACGTTTTAGAAGATCTTGAAAAAATTCAACACGAGCTTTTTGACTGTGGCGGAGACCTTGCCAATATTTCCTCTAGGAGGCAATTAAAGCTTACAACTGAAGCTATTGAGTATCTTGAAAAAAGAATTGACGAGTTCACCGAGGAAGCACCGAAGCTCGAGAAATTTATCCTCCCTGGCGGAACAAAGCCTTCTGCGTCAATCCATATAGCCAGGACAGTAACCCGTCGGGCTGAAAGACTGATTGTAAAACTGAAGAAGAAAGATCCGGAAGTGCCGGAGCTTACATTGAAATATATGAACCGTCTTTCCGATTATTTTTTCGCCCTCGCGAGAATCGTGAATTTTCGTCTTGGTGTAAAAGATGTCGAATACATTAGAAGTGCGAATGTATTTCGGGAAGGGAAGCGGAAGGAGGAAAAATAA
- a CDS encoding bifunctional adenosylcobinamide kinase/adenosylcobinamide-phosphate guanylyltransferase — translation MAHGAITFITGGVRSGKSSFAEKMAVAIAEKNGGDLYYIACGRSSDLEMSERIKRHKIYRENSSIPWNTLEFATNIQQACSYFSEHSVVLLDCLTTLLNNELFSNRESWERSDIQEEVKRSIKKGILEIQKACSHLLIVSNEVLNEQIDESLVVFTYGKILGQLHQWLVQQSSTAYLLEAGIPRLMKGEQAHERHYDSRDSF, via the coding sequence ATGGCGCACGGTGCAATAACGTTTATTACTGGCGGAGTTCGGAGCGGGAAGAGTTCGTTTGCTGAGAAAATGGCTGTTGCGATTGCGGAAAAAAACGGCGGAGATCTTTACTATATCGCATGTGGGCGTTCTTCAGATCTGGAAATGAGTGAACGGATAAAAAGGCACAAAATCTATCGGGAGAACAGCTCGATCCCATGGAATACTTTAGAATTTGCAACGAATATTCAGCAGGCATGTTCTTATTTTAGTGAACATTCTGTCGTTTTGCTTGATTGTTTAACGACATTATTAAATAATGAGCTTTTTTCAAATAGAGAGTCATGGGAACGGTCTGATATCCAGGAGGAAGTGAAAAGGTCAATTAAAAAAGGGATTTTGGAAATTCAAAAGGCATGCAGCCATTTGCTTATTGTCAGCAATGAAGTGCTGAATGAACAGATTGATGAAAGTCTTGTAGTGTTTACATATGGAAAAATTCTCGGCCAGCTTCATCAATGGCTCGTGCAGCAATCGAGTACAGCTTATTTGCTTGAAGCTGGCATTCCCCGGCTGATGAAAGGAGAACAGGCACATGAAAGGCATTATGATTCAAGGGACAGCTTCTGA
- a CDS encoding DUF4937 domain-containing protein, giving the protein MIIKFIQCSVFPDRKEAFHRGQLAWHTLHEAPGFVCQFGGWGVVNAFTAKIFAIWQTRQAYENFMKHIHDEIFLVSGQKGTYKNIDVKIFELEINLTEISSVLNSNNKPVFFAVNGNSLYLKTEPCINSEAFTIEKSWSIFGDNFSRLI; this is encoded by the coding sequence TTGATAATAAAATTTATTCAATGTTCCGTTTTTCCTGATAGAAAAGAAGCTTTTCATCGCGGCCAGCTAGCATGGCATACTCTTCATGAGGCACCCGGTTTTGTCTGCCAATTTGGCGGATGGGGAGTGGTCAATGCTTTTACAGCAAAAATATTTGCCATTTGGCAAACAAGGCAAGCATATGAAAATTTTATGAAGCACATTCATGATGAAATTTTTCTAGTATCTGGCCAAAAAGGCACTTATAAAAATATTGATGTAAAAATTTTTGAATTGGAAATCAACCTGACGGAAATTAGTTCAGTTCTTAATAGTAATAATAAACCAGTTTTTTTCGCAGTGAATGGAAATTCCCTGTACTTAAAAACCGAACCTTGCATCAATTCAGAAGCATTTACTATTGAAAAATCATGGAGCATTTTCGGGGATAATTTTTCTAGATTGATATAA
- a CDS encoding bifunctional adenosylcobinamide kinase/adenosylcobinamide-phosphate guanylyltransferase encodes MHFITGGAFNGKAKWVRSFYKIKERDDVIWISAYKHQALPMMLHDFGKDLVVLEGAEQWVREISVRSDLKGFREEWKNVLRNWHLWETESPERTLVIIGADITKGIVPVKKEHRNWRDCTGWAFQDIVGLADRVDLIWYGIGQRLK; translated from the coding sequence GTGCACTTTATTACGGGAGGTGCTTTTAATGGAAAAGCAAAATGGGTAAGGAGCTTTTATAAAATTAAAGAGAGAGATGACGTAATATGGATTTCCGCTTATAAACATCAAGCGCTTCCAATGATGCTCCATGATTTCGGAAAAGATTTGGTTGTCCTGGAGGGAGCGGAACAATGGGTTAGAGAAATCTCGGTCCGGTCGGATTTGAAGGGTTTCCGTGAAGAATGGAAGAATGTATTAAGGAATTGGCATCTTTGGGAAACAGAAAGCCCGGAACGGACACTCGTTATTATCGGAGCGGATATTACAAAAGGGATTGTACCGGTTAAAAAGGAGCATCGAAACTGGCGGGATTGTACTGGTTGGGCTTTCCAAGATATTGTTGGCCTTGCTGACCGCGTGGACCTTATTTGGTATGGAATTGGTCAAAGACTTAAATAG
- the cobS gene encoding adenosylcobinamide-GDP ribazoletransferase — protein MIKGFLINLQFFTSIPVPLKLPMDKLHLKKAIQTFPLLGIFQGCVFSLLLYLLQYYTPFSDLADAFFLWLVTIILTGGIHLDGWIDASDAYFSFRDREKRLEIMKDPRTGAFGVISVIVLLGSKFLFIYEITLQANLISIFLIMYIPFLGKSAMGYFLTGLPSAKKEGLAFFFQQAADIRSLWIYPLYLLFFLWLAFLLNTRLFLFSAVMLFSAVVVVIFLKNKIMKWFGGVTGDVLGSAVEGVELLLWAILWLLHYFAMA, from the coding sequence ATGATAAAAGGCTTCTTGATTAACCTGCAATTTTTCACGTCTATTCCTGTTCCGCTAAAGCTTCCAATGGATAAATTGCATTTGAAAAAAGCGATTCAAACTTTTCCTTTATTAGGAATTTTTCAAGGCTGTGTTTTTTCGCTATTATTGTATCTATTACAATACTATACTCCTTTTTCTGATCTTGCTGATGCTTTTTTTCTTTGGCTAGTGACCATTATTCTCACAGGCGGGATTCATCTCGACGGTTGGATTGATGCTAGTGACGCATATTTTTCATTTCGGGATAGAGAGAAGCGGCTTGAAATTATGAAGGACCCGCGGACAGGAGCATTCGGAGTAATTTCGGTTATCGTCCTGCTAGGCAGCAAATTTTTGTTTATATACGAAATCACCCTACAGGCCAATTTGATATCGATTTTTTTAATCATGTATATTCCTTTTTTAGGAAAAAGCGCAATGGGTTATTTTCTTACCGGCTTGCCGTCAGCGAAAAAAGAAGGACTAGCCTTTTTCTTTCAGCAAGCAGCGGATATCCGATCATTATGGATATACCCATTGTATCTGCTGTTTTTTCTCTGGCTGGCTTTTCTTTTAAATACTAGGCTTTTTCTTTTTTCTGCTGTAATGCTATTTTCTGCAGTTGTTGTTGTTATTTTTTTGAAGAATAAAATAATGAAATGGTTTGGCGGAGTAACAGGAGATGTGTTAGGGTCCGCTGTGGAAGGAGTGGAACTTTTATTATGGGCAATTCTGTGGTTATTGCACTATTTCGCCATGGCTTAA
- a CDS encoding histidine phosphatase family protein, producing the protein MLTLYITRHGETEWNVEKRMQGRLDSNLTDKGKLHAQLLGKRLENTEFAAIITSPSGRTVQTAELIKGDRPIPIVKDTRLMEIHFGSWEGKTHDEIKEMDAHQFDCFWNNPHLYQNSEGESFQDIQDRVIAVLKDIEKTYSSGNVLIVTHAVVIKTMYMVMKQLPLEEFWAPPFIHGTSLTIVELNDGKKRFLLEGDLAHVQQEAHL; encoded by the coding sequence ATGCTAACTTTGTATATCACACGGCACGGTGAAACGGAATGGAATGTAGAAAAAAGAATGCAGGGCAGGTTGGACTCGAATTTAACGGATAAAGGAAAGCTGCATGCACAATTACTTGGTAAGAGACTTGAAAATACGGAATTTGCGGCCATCATTACAAGTCCGAGTGGAAGAACAGTCCAAACGGCAGAACTTATAAAGGGAGACCGGCCTATTCCAATTGTAAAAGATACAAGATTGATGGAAATTCACTTTGGAAGCTGGGAAGGAAAAACTCATGATGAGATTAAGGAAATGGATGCTCATCAATTTGATTGTTTTTGGAACAATCCGCACCTGTACCAAAATTCAGAAGGCGAAAGTTTTCAAGACATCCAGGACAGGGTAATAGCTGTCTTGAAGGATATAGAAAAAACGTATTCTTCCGGAAATGTGCTGATTGTCACTCATGCTGTTGTTATTAAAACAATGTACATGGTGATGAAACAACTTCCCCTTGAGGAGTTTTGGGCACCGCCATTCATTCATGGAACGAGTTTGACGATTGTGGAACTGAACGATGGGAAAAAGAGATTTTTATTAGAGGGTGACCTCGCCCATGTACAGCAGGAAGCTCATTTATAA
- a CDS encoding histidine phosphatase family protein produces the protein MGNSVVIALFRHGLTAYNQRKAIIGWSDFRLSHDGRMRLKEIKDKLPEYEKVFSSDLQRCMETARLLFPEADPILIPELRELNFGKWEGKTHQELEKDGVYQSWLEDYFSVRPPEGELFPEFADRVERGWIKLKEEILQDGVNRAIAVTHGGVIKYLLSKFAPNEQPFWEWKVKHGHGYELEWEKNAFRRGERCTLLREVLLMEKQNG, from the coding sequence ATGGGCAATTCTGTGGTTATTGCACTATTTCGCCATGGCTTAACGGCATATAATCAGAGAAAAGCGATTATCGGCTGGTCCGATTTCCGGCTTAGTCATGACGGCCGCATGCGGTTAAAGGAAATAAAGGATAAACTGCCGGAGTATGAGAAAGTGTTTAGCAGCGATTTACAAAGATGTATGGAAACTGCTAGACTGCTGTTTCCTGAAGCCGATCCAATTCTCATTCCCGAACTGCGTGAACTGAATTTTGGAAAATGGGAAGGAAAAACTCACCAAGAACTTGAGAAGGATGGTGTTTATCAAAGTTGGTTAGAGGATTATTTTTCTGTCCGGCCGCCTGAAGGTGAATTATTTCCCGAGTTTGCTGATAGAGTCGAGCGCGGTTGGATCAAGTTGAAGGAGGAAATATTACAAGACGGTGTGAACAGAGCTATTGCCGTGACACACGGCGGAGTAATTAAGTATTTGCTGTCCAAGTTCGCTCCTAATGAGCAGCCTTTTTGGGAATGGAAGGTGAAGCACGGGCATGGCTATGAATTGGAATGGGAGAAAAATGCCTTTAGGAGGGGGGAACGGTGCACTTTATTACGGGAGGTGCTTTTAATGGAAAAGCAAAATGGGTAA
- the cobD gene encoding threonine-phosphate decarboxylase CobD, which produces MKWPLHGSNPQYLYQSMGIPLPDHYIDFSANINPLGPPLSLKEKWGQAFELINDYPDPKAYKFSLKAAEKEGLPMNWILPGNGGSELIALIARMIAGKRVLIVQPAFSEYEEACKANGCQIGYHVLEEGKWELKSDSLIQKLDHYDALFLCNPNNPTGKSFSRSAISHVLEESSTRNCFVIIDEAFYDFTEEVHSFASYIPIYPNLMILRSMTKMYSIPGIRLGYVIARPPVLEKMASFQPHWSVNAIALMAGEECLKAVEHEQNTRQYIGKQRSRLVKFFQEKGYEVSNSSVNFYLLRDPNHIDQLPLIQFLLENGIVPRHTYHFPGLEGSWIRLAIKRKKENDRLMEVLAKWRTVQ; this is translated from the coding sequence TTGAAATGGCCATTGCATGGTTCTAATCCGCAATATTTATATCAATCAATGGGAATTCCTCTTCCGGACCATTATATCGATTTTAGCGCCAACATTAATCCTCTTGGTCCGCCTCTTTCGTTAAAAGAAAAATGGGGACAGGCCTTTGAGTTGATCAACGATTATCCTGATCCAAAAGCTTATAAATTTTCTCTTAAAGCAGCTGAAAAGGAAGGCCTGCCAATGAACTGGATCCTTCCGGGCAATGGAGGATCGGAACTCATCGCTCTGATTGCCAGAATGATTGCCGGCAAAAGAGTATTAATTGTTCAACCTGCCTTTTCTGAATATGAGGAAGCATGCAAAGCAAATGGCTGTCAGATCGGATATCATGTTCTTGAAGAGGGAAAGTGGGAGCTTAAGAGCGACAGTCTTATTCAAAAACTTGATCATTATGATGCTCTTTTTCTTTGCAATCCAAATAATCCAACAGGAAAATCTTTTTCCAGATCCGCCATTTCCCATGTTCTAGAAGAATCTTCCACAAGAAATTGTTTTGTGATCATTGACGAAGCTTTTTATGATTTTACTGAAGAAGTGCACTCCTTTGCTTCCTATATTCCTATCTATCCTAACTTAATGATTCTTCGGTCGATGACAAAAATGTACAGTATACCGGGAATAAGACTTGGGTACGTGATTGCTCGCCCGCCTGTTCTTGAGAAAATGGCTTCTTTCCAGCCTCACTGGAGCGTCAATGCTATTGCTTTAATGGCTGGGGAAGAATGCTTAAAAGCAGTTGAGCACGAGCAGAATACGAGGCAATATATTGGCAAGCAGCGTTCTCGTTTAGTGAAATTTTTTCAGGAAAAGGGCTATGAAGTCTCCAATTCTAGCGTGAATTTTTATCTATTACGAGACCCAAATCATATAGATCAGCTTCCTCTTATCCAATTTTTGCTTGAGAATGGGATTGTTCCGAGGCATACTTATCATTTTCCGGGCCTGGAAGGCAGCTGGATACGGCTGGCGATAAAACGTAAGAAAGAAAATGACCGGTTAATGGAGGTATTAGCGAAATGGCGCACGGTGCAATAA
- a CDS encoding D-alanine--D-alanine ligase: MKTKIGLLYGGKSAEHKVSMQTAMAVIKALDLEKFDIYPIYITEEGQWIKGPQLTGPVENVKELEFKKEDPQANAPLAPSVFQADASEKQEPLDVIFPLLHGPNGEDGTVQGLLELLNLPYVGNGVLASAAGMDKVIMKNIFAQAGLSQVNYVWFIRSEWEKAKEQAYEKVEKELGYPCFVKPANLGSSVGINKATNRSELEAAFQEAFQFDRKIIIEEGVTAREIEIGVLGNDEPECSVAGEIVPKKEFYDYKAKYEDGDTALIIPADLTEEEYAKLKEMAIKAFKALDCSGLVRADFFLTKDGKLYINEVNTMPGFTPFSMFPLLWKHSGIEYPELIERLVKLAKERHAEKQNIKHTL; encoded by the coding sequence ATGAAAACAAAAATTGGTTTGTTATATGGCGGAAAATCCGCTGAACATAAAGTGTCCATGCAAACAGCAATGGCTGTTATCAAAGCTCTAGATCTTGAAAAATTTGATATTTATCCAATTTACATAACCGAAGAAGGTCAATGGATTAAGGGTCCGCAGCTTACTGGACCCGTGGAAAATGTCAAAGAGCTTGAGTTTAAGAAGGAAGATCCTCAAGCGAATGCTCCTTTAGCTCCAAGCGTTTTTCAGGCTGATGCATCAGAAAAGCAGGAGCCTCTTGATGTGATTTTTCCGTTGTTGCACGGTCCAAATGGAGAAGACGGAACAGTGCAGGGGCTGCTTGAACTATTAAATCTCCCATACGTTGGAAACGGTGTTCTTGCTTCGGCTGCAGGCATGGACAAAGTCATTATGAAAAATATTTTTGCTCAAGCAGGGCTTTCCCAAGTTAACTATGTTTGGTTTATCCGAAGCGAGTGGGAAAAAGCAAAAGAACAAGCGTATGAGAAAGTGGAAAAAGAACTAGGCTATCCTTGTTTTGTAAAACCTGCAAACCTTGGATCAAGCGTCGGAATCAACAAAGCAACAAACAGAAGCGAGCTTGAAGCAGCTTTCCAAGAAGCGTTCCAATTCGACCGGAAAATCATAATTGAAGAGGGCGTGACGGCAAGAGAAATTGAAATCGGTGTACTGGGGAATGACGAGCCGGAATGTTCGGTTGCCGGCGAAATCGTTCCGAAGAAAGAATTTTATGACTACAAAGCCAAATATGAAGACGGCGATACTGCTCTCATTATCCCGGCAGATTTAACGGAGGAAGAATACGCTAAACTAAAAGAAATGGCAATTAAAGCTTTTAAAGCATTAGATTGTTCAGGCCTTGTCAGAGCAGACTTTTTCTTAACAAAAGATGGAAAATTATACATCAATGAGGTAAACACGATGCCGGGATTCACCCCTTTCAGTATGTTCCCGCTCCTCTGGAAACACTCTGGAATTGAATATCCTGAGCTAATTGAACGCCTTGTCAAACTGGCAAAAGAAAGGCATGCTGAAAAACAAAATATTAAACATACACTATAA
- a CDS encoding ECF transporter S component yields MFGRNIGLAALFIALSVVGASIKIPAVIGSIALDSFPALLASVLLGGGAGAVIAAAGHILSALLGGMPLGSFHFLVALEMAVLVWVFGNIYRAGSRKMAGFLFLVGNAFLAPLPFLFIMGKEFFFAILPSLFVGSLFNIAVALLMIPRLVWLKRSKTDSLEANR; encoded by the coding sequence ATGTTCGGCAGAAATATTGGTTTGGCAGCTCTGTTTATTGCTTTGTCGGTCGTTGGTGCCTCTATTAAAATACCGGCTGTCATCGGTAGTATCGCCCTTGATTCTTTTCCTGCACTTTTGGCTTCTGTACTTTTAGGCGGTGGAGCAGGTGCAGTGATAGCTGCCGCTGGGCATATTTTGTCTGCATTGCTCGGTGGAATGCCGTTAGGTTCTTTTCATTTTCTTGTTGCGCTTGAAATGGCGGTTCTTGTATGGGTATTTGGAAACATTTATCGAGCGGGATCCAGGAAAATGGCAGGTTTTCTTTTTTTAGTTGGCAACGCTTTTCTTGCTCCCCTGCCTTTTCTTTTTATAATGGGAAAAGAATTCTTTTTTGCGATCCTTCCTTCGCTATTCGTAGGATCTTTGTTTAATATAGCAGTTGCATTGTTGATGATTCCTCGTCTCGTTTGGTTAAAGCGCAGCAAAACAGACTCTTTGGAGGCAAACCGATGA
- the cbiB gene encoding adenosylcobinamide-phosphate synthase CbiB, whose translation MIIHHLAAIILAFFLDLIIGDPPGWPHPVKWMGALIAFFDKKLNKGNHRRAKGVVMLISVLVIVMGATGLSVYAVYQIHPLAGVIWEGVLISTAVAQKSLKEAALDVYEPLQKGEIAEARVKLSYIVGRDTDHLPEREIVRGTVETVAENTSDGVTAPLFWGFLGGGVFALAYRAVNTCDSMVGYRNQKYERFGFASAKLDDLLNWLPSRLTAIAMFLSMKPRKVSRKQAVSIVLRDAKKHPSPNSGWGEAAAAAIIGVQLGGTNYYDGVVSHRAKMGDPIFKLQAIHIIDSIRLMKRSAFLFLLLLLLGGVAIEMAIAWF comes from the coding sequence ATGATCATTCACCACTTGGCGGCTATTATCCTTGCATTTTTCCTTGATTTGATAATCGGTGATCCTCCGGGGTGGCCACACCCGGTAAAGTGGATGGGTGCTTTGATTGCTTTTTTTGACAAAAAATTAAATAAGGGCAATCATCGCCGGGCTAAAGGGGTTGTCATGCTTATTTCCGTGCTTGTTATTGTGATGGGAGCAACAGGCTTAAGCGTGTATGCTGTCTACCAGATTCATCCTTTGGCAGGCGTCATCTGGGAAGGTGTTCTCATCTCTACTGCAGTTGCACAAAAAAGTTTAAAGGAAGCAGCACTGGATGTTTACGAACCATTACAAAAAGGTGAAATAGCCGAAGCCAGGGTGAAATTGTCTTATATTGTTGGTAGAGACACGGATCATTTGCCGGAAAGAGAGATTGTTAGAGGAACAGTTGAAACGGTCGCAGAAAATACAAGCGACGGAGTTACGGCACCGCTGTTTTGGGGATTTCTTGGCGGGGGAGTGTTCGCCCTTGCCTATCGTGCAGTCAATACATGCGACTCCATGGTCGGATACCGCAATCAAAAATACGAAAGATTTGGTTTTGCGTCGGCAAAACTGGATGATTTACTAAACTGGCTCCCGAGCAGACTGACAGCTATAGCAATGTTTTTAAGCATGAAACCGAGGAAAGTAAGCCGGAAGCAGGCGGTTTCCATCGTTTTGCGTGATGCTAAGAAACATCCGAGTCCTAACAGCGGCTGGGGAGAGGCGGCTGCGGCTGCTATCATTGGCGTTCAGCTCGGGGGAACAAATTATTATGACGGTGTTGTTTCTCACAGAGCAAAAATGGGTGACCCAATATTTAAGCTTCAGGCAATTCATATCATCGATTCTATCAGACTTATGAAAAGATCAGCTTTCTTATTTTTATTGTTATTGCTGCTTGGAGGGGTGGCAATTGAAATGGCCATTGCATGGTTCTAA